One region of Eupeodes corollae chromosome 1, idEupCoro1.1, whole genome shotgun sequence genomic DNA includes:
- the LOC129941295 gene encoding KH domain-containing, RNA-binding, signal transduction-associated protein 3-like isoform X1 produces the protein MVNNTEEVTIKKENMSDASAPARTNENEEEGYAPRLNEISNKFIADCILEKELLGERFPLAAMLIDEAIDKVLTTGRVPGREMYADVFKQKPMKVSQKVFVPTKQFPKFNFNGKILGPKGNSLRRLQEETMCKIKIKGRNSMRDAVKEEELRAAGDPRLAHLNKDLYVEISTVALPAEAYARVAYALAEIRKYLIPDKNDEVSQTQMKESMADPDCSRKATLYAEKFATKSSYLSQVGKKPTVSILQKITGRSEDDYRPREREIEDDRRDIFLRNNSQRAPVKRPQPSQPTYKYQGPQKRNRETSIFGQFNKEL, from the exons ATGGTCAATAATACCGAAGAAGTTACTATAAAG AAAGAAAATATGAGTGATGCTTCCGCACCAGCTAgaacaaatgaaaatgaagaagaaggATATGCACCTCGTCTAAATgagatatcaaataaatttattgctGATTGTATTCTTGAGAAGGAACTCTTAGGCGAACGTTTCCCACTAGCGGCCATGCTTATCGATGAAGCTATCGATAAGGTTTTGACCACAGGTCGTGTCCCTGGCCGGGAGATGTATGCCgatgttttcaaacaaaaaccaatGAAAGTCAGCCAAAAGGTTTTCGTGCCAACTAAACAATTCcccaaattcaatttcaacgGCAAAATCCTTGGCCCAAAAGGAAACTCACTTCGTCGGCTGCAAGAAGAAACTatgtgtaaaattaaaattaagggtAGAAACTCGATGCGAGATGCCGTAAAAGAGGAAGAATTGCGAGCAGCTGGTGATCCGCGACTCGCTCACTTGAACAAAGACTTGTACGTTGAGATTTCCACTGTGGCTTTGCCGGCTGAAGCTTATGCGCGAGTTGCTTATGCCTTGGCTGAAATACGCAAATACCTCATTCCCGACAAGAACGATGAAGTAAGTCAAACTCAGATGAAGGAAAGTATGGCCGATCCAGATTGTTCAAGGAAAGCAACTCTTTATGCTGAAAAATTTGCTACAAA gtCATCTTATTTAAGTCAAGTTGGCAAAAAACCAACCGTGAGTATTTTACAGAAGATTACAGGTAGATCAGAGGATGACTACAGACCAAGAGAAAGAGAAATAGAAGATGATCGAAGAGATATCTTTT tgCGAAATAATTCGCAAAGAGCCCCTGTGAAGAGACCCCAGCCATCCCAACCAACATACAAATATCAAGGTCCACAAAAGCGTAACCgtgaaacatcaatttttggtCAATTTAACAaagaactataa
- the LOC129941295 gene encoding KH domain-containing, RNA-binding, signal transduction-associated protein 3-like isoform X2, whose protein sequence is MSDASAPARTNENEEEGYAPRLNEISNKFIADCILEKELLGERFPLAAMLIDEAIDKVLTTGRVPGREMYADVFKQKPMKVSQKVFVPTKQFPKFNFNGKILGPKGNSLRRLQEETMCKIKIKGRNSMRDAVKEEELRAAGDPRLAHLNKDLYVEISTVALPAEAYARVAYALAEIRKYLIPDKNDEVSQTQMKESMADPDCSRKATLYAEKFATKSSYLSQVGKKPTVSILQKITGRSEDDYRPREREIEDDRRDIFLRNNSQRAPVKRPQPSQPTYKYQGPQKRNRETSIFGQFNKEL, encoded by the exons ATGAGTGATGCTTCCGCACCAGCTAgaacaaatgaaaatgaagaagaaggATATGCACCTCGTCTAAATgagatatcaaataaatttattgctGATTGTATTCTTGAGAAGGAACTCTTAGGCGAACGTTTCCCACTAGCGGCCATGCTTATCGATGAAGCTATCGATAAGGTTTTGACCACAGGTCGTGTCCCTGGCCGGGAGATGTATGCCgatgttttcaaacaaaaaccaatGAAAGTCAGCCAAAAGGTTTTCGTGCCAACTAAACAATTCcccaaattcaatttcaacgGCAAAATCCTTGGCCCAAAAGGAAACTCACTTCGTCGGCTGCAAGAAGAAACTatgtgtaaaattaaaattaagggtAGAAACTCGATGCGAGATGCCGTAAAAGAGGAAGAATTGCGAGCAGCTGGTGATCCGCGACTCGCTCACTTGAACAAAGACTTGTACGTTGAGATTTCCACTGTGGCTTTGCCGGCTGAAGCTTATGCGCGAGTTGCTTATGCCTTGGCTGAAATACGCAAATACCTCATTCCCGACAAGAACGATGAAGTAAGTCAAACTCAGATGAAGGAAAGTATGGCCGATCCAGATTGTTCAAGGAAAGCAACTCTTTATGCTGAAAAATTTGCTACAAA gtCATCTTATTTAAGTCAAGTTGGCAAAAAACCAACCGTGAGTATTTTACAGAAGATTACAGGTAGATCAGAGGATGACTACAGACCAAGAGAAAGAGAAATAGAAGATGATCGAAGAGATATCTTTT tgCGAAATAATTCGCAAAGAGCCCCTGTGAAGAGACCCCAGCCATCCCAACCAACATACAAATATCAAGGTCCACAAAAGCGTAACCgtgaaacatcaatttttggtCAATTTAACAaagaactataa